AAGGTAGACGCGCTCCCCAGTCCGGCCGTCAGGAACAGCACCATAAACACCGCGAAGAACGCCACAAAGTTTCCGCCCTGCCCGTTCGTCGGCAGCGTCAGGAACAGCAGCGCGCAGAAGATAGCCATGACCACAAAGTTCACCAGCGTGACACGCGTTCCGCCCAGTCGGTCAGAAATCATGCCGCCAGTGGAACGCGCCAGTGCGCCAATGAACGGACCGAAGAACGCGTAATGCAGGATCTGCACTTCCGGGAACTGGGTCTTCGACAGCATCGCAAAGCCCGCAGAGAATCCGATAAATGAACCAAACGTCGCGAGGTATAACAACGCCATCACCCACAGATGTCCACGCTTCAGGACTGGCAGTTGCTCGCTCAGCGACGCTTTTGACGCCGACAGGTCATTCATAAAGAACCAGGAGGCAAGCGTCAGTACGATCAGGAACGGAACCCAAATCCAGGCCGCATTTTGCAGGTACAGCCAGGAGCCATCAGGCTGTGCGACACCGGTTCCGCCAAATACGGCAAAAATAGAAACGGAGATAGCCAACGGGGCAATCAACTGCATGACGCTGACGCCCATGTTCCCCAGACCGCCGTTAATACCCAGCGCGCCACCTTGCTTCGCTTTCGGGAAGAAGAAGCTGATATTCGCCATGCTGGAGGCAAAGTTTGCCCCCGCAAAGCCACACAGCAGGGAAATAATCACAAACACGCTAAAGGGTGTCGAGGTGTCCT
This sequence is a window from Enterobacter sp. RHBSTW-00994. Protein-coding genes within it:
- a CDS encoding NarK family nitrate/nitrite MFS transporter, translating into MSHSSAPEREDGAVITEWRPEDPAFWQQRGHRVASRNLWISVPCLMLAFCVWMLFSAVAVNLPKVGFTFTTDQLFMLTALPALSGALLRVPYAFMVPLFGGRRWTAFSTGIMIIPCVWLGFAVQDTSTPFSVFVIISLLCGFAGANFASSMANISFFFPKAKQGGALGINGGLGNMGVSVMQLIAPLAISVSIFAVFGGTGVAQPDGSWLYLQNAAWIWVPFLIVLTLASWFFMNDLSASKASLSEQLPVLKRGHLWVMALLYLATFGSFIGFSAGFAMLSKTQFPEVQILHYAFFGPFIGALARSTGGMISDRLGGTRVTLVNFVVMAIFCALLFLTLPTNGQGGNFVAFFAVFMVLFLTAGLGSASTFQMISLIFRKLTMDRVKAQGGTEEQAMREAATDTAAALGFISAIGAIGGFFIPKAFGISLDLTGSPAGAMKIFLVFYIACVVITWLVYGRNSKKNK